One Nocardiopsis gilva YIM 90087 genomic window, TGCACCGGATTCTCCGTGTCGATCCCGTTGTCGACGCCCTTGAGGTAGTGGTCCATCCAGCGGGTGAGCGACTCCCAGATGTCATTGGGGAGCCCGGCCGCGCCGAAGGCCTCCGGCGTGGCGTGGTCGCCGGGGGACAGCATCATCCGCTTCGGGCCGGTCAGCCGCGTGTAGAGGTCGGTCTGCTGTTTGGGCGGGAAGATCCCGTCGTTCCAGGCGTGGGCGATCATGACCGCCGTCCCGTTGGCGTTCAGCTCGTCCGCCTTGGCCAGGACCGACCTGGACTTCGCGAGTTCGAGTGCCGGCTGGATGTTGCCCTTGCGGTACTCGCGTTCCATCTCCTGCAGCGCCTCGCCTGGACGACCGGTGACCTTGCCCAGGGTGAGCAGGGCCTCGGCCGTCTGGAAGCTGATCGTCTCGTTCGGGTAGAGCGACTCCGCGAGATCGGTCCAGCCGCTCATCGCCCCGACGGCCTTCACCCGGTCGTCGACGGCCGCGGTCAGCATGCTGATGCCCGAGCCGTAGGAGATCCCGGCCATGCCGATGCGCTCGGGGTCGGCGTCGGTGTTCTCCAGCCCCCAGTCGATCACCTTGCGGGCGTCGGCGATGTCCTCCGGCCCGGCGACCTCGATCTCGCCGCCGGAGTCCCAGAAGCCGCGCGAGGTGTAGCTGATGACCTGGTACCCGGACTCCCGCGCGAGCTTCTGGCCCGCACCCACGTAGAGCAGGTTGTTGGTCGACCAGGCCGATGGCATGACCAGCAGCGGGTAGGGGCCGTCGGTGTTCGTCGGCGTGATCACCATGGCCTTGATGTCGATCCCGCCATGGCCGGGGATGGTCCGGTACTCGACGGTGGAGCCGACGGCGGCGGTGGCGGGCGGTGCGAAAGCGACTACGGCGAGTAACGAAATGAGCGTAGCGGACAGAGCCGTCCAGAACCTTTTCATGGGAGACCTCGGGAAGAACGTGCGGGAGTGAGCGGGGGGCGCGGGCGCGGCGTCGGCCGAATCGGCCCGCGTGACGTCGGGTGGCCGTGGCCGGGCGTGGTCGCCGACGGTCGTGGCCCGGGCGCCGGGCGCCCGCTGCGGATCCCACGTCGACGGTGCTGGGGTCGACCGTGGTGCTGGGTGGTTGCCGGTCGTGCTGCTCGGGGTCGGAATTGGGACGGAGGTCGGCGCCATGGCCGACCGCACGGTAGGTGACGCCTGCGTAGTTGACTGTGAGGTAACTTACGTCGAAGTTAAATTAAGACACGGCGGCCGGTTTTGTAAAGGGCGTGGCGTTCCTGCGTGTCTTCCGCTTTCCGGAGCGTGGCCGGGGCTGCTGCGACAGCGCATACGGCCTGGCCCCGCGGGTGCGCGAGAATGGGACCGTGCGAATCGCGGAACATCTTCTCGGCCAGGACATCTCCTCCGAACAGCGGCGGGAGGTGATCATTCTCGGGTCCACCGGATCGATCGGCACCCAGGCCATCGACGTCGTCACCCGCAACCCCGACCGCTTCCGGGTCGTCGGGCTGGCCGCCGGCGGCGGCCGCCTCGACCTGCTCGTCGACCAGGCGTGTGCGCTCGGCGTAGAGGTCGTGGCTGTGGCCGATCCCGACGCAGCGGCCGACCTGGGCCGACGCCTCC contains:
- a CDS encoding CocE/NonD family hydrolase, which encodes MKRFWTALSATLISLLAVVAFAPPATAAVGSTVEYRTIPGHGGIDIKAMVITPTNTDGPYPLLVMPSAWSTNNLLYVGAGQKLARESGYQVISYTSRGFWDSGGEIEVAGPEDIADARKVIDWGLENTDADPERIGMAGISYGSGISMLTAAVDDRVKAVGAMSGWTDLAESLYPNETISFQTAEALLTLGKVTGRPGEALQEMEREYRKGNIQPALELAKSRSVLAKADELNANGTAVMIAHAWNDGIFPPKQQTDLYTRLTGPKRMMLSPGDHATPEAFGAAGLPNDIWESLTRWMDHYLKGVDNGIDTENPVQLKPNNGRGPWTGYPDWESASTDHTTLHLGKPSGSWTNWQATGGLEPEPETGWTYGIRAGIDTTAHSGTLIVAGALQQFADIPTGVLLPTVDRARAGVWTGPAYPDGVRVSGTPNARFTVTPTAREQSLYVYLYAINRHGTGALLTHKPYTLRDADPGTPVTVDVDLEPVVWDVPAGDRLALVIDTVDLRYVNESRIGQRVVFSSPEDAPSTLTVPTA